From Streptomyces griseorubiginosus, one genomic window encodes:
- the era gene encoding GTPase Era — protein sequence MSVRSQSSEPSPASQTAHRAGFACFVGRPNAGKSTLTNALVGQKVAITANQPQTTRHTVRGIVHREDAQLILVDTPGLHKPRTLLGERLNDVVRTTWAEVDVIGFCLPANEKLGPGDRFIAKELASIKKTPKIAIVTKTDLVDSKTLAEQLIAIDQLGKELGFEWAEIVPVSAVADKQVGLLADLIVPLLPEGPALYPEGDLTDEPEQVMIAELIREAALEGVRDELPHSIAVVVEEMLPREDRPADKPLLDIHAFVYIERPSQKGIIIGPKGKRLKEVGIKSRKQIEALLGTPVFLDLHVKVAKDWQRDPRQLRKLGF from the coding sequence ATGAGCGTTCGTAGTCAGTCATCCGAGCCGTCGCCCGCGTCGCAGACAGCCCACCGCGCCGGCTTCGCCTGCTTCGTGGGCCGCCCCAACGCGGGCAAGTCCACCCTCACGAACGCTCTGGTCGGCCAGAAGGTGGCGATCACCGCCAACCAGCCGCAGACCACGCGGCACACGGTACGGGGGATCGTGCACCGGGAGGACGCCCAGCTGATCCTCGTCGACACGCCTGGGCTCCACAAGCCGCGCACGCTGCTGGGCGAGCGGCTGAACGACGTGGTGCGTACGACGTGGGCCGAGGTCGACGTGATCGGCTTCTGCCTGCCGGCGAACGAGAAGCTCGGCCCCGGTGACCGCTTCATCGCGAAGGAACTGGCGTCGATCAAGAAGACGCCGAAGATCGCGATCGTCACCAAGACCGACCTCGTCGACTCCAAGACCCTCGCCGAGCAGCTCATCGCGATCGACCAGCTGGGCAAGGAGCTGGGCTTCGAGTGGGCGGAGATCGTGCCGGTCTCGGCGGTCGCTGACAAACAGGTGGGCCTGCTCGCCGACCTGATCGTCCCGCTCCTGCCCGAGGGCCCGGCGCTCTACCCCGAGGGCGACCTCACGGACGAGCCCGAGCAGGTGATGATCGCCGAGCTGATCCGCGAGGCGGCGCTGGAAGGCGTCCGCGACGAGCTCCCGCACTCCATCGCGGTGGTCGTCGAGGAGATGCTCCCCCGCGAGGACCGCCCCGCCGACAAGCCCCTTCTCGACATCCACGCCTTCGTCTACATCGAGCGCCCCAGCCAGAAGGGCATCATCATCGGCCCCAAGGGCAAGCGCCTGAAGGAGGTCGGCATCAAGTCCCGCAAGCAGATCGAGGCGCTTCTGGGCACGCCGGTCTTCCTGGACCTCCATGTGAAGGTGGCGAAGGACTGGCAGCGGGATCCCCGGCAGTTGCGGAAGCTGGGGTTTTGA
- a CDS encoding helix-turn-helix transcriptional regulator: MNRPELADFLRRGRARLNPSDVGLTPGARRRTPGLRREEVAQLAGMSVDYYTQLEQSRGPRPSRQMLTALARALRLADVEQDHLFHLAGEEPPRRETASAHVRPGLLLILDRLHDTPAQVVNDCGEVLAQNAMARALVGDVMSRPRRERNLTRLFFLDPSARTLFPEEDLADHARTQVATLRAVAAARPDDPEPTALVAELRSASAEFARLWDEHEVSQRNKATKRFVHPVVGLLELDCEVMVSHEHHHLLVVHTARPGTDAYERLQLLRVVGLQDLTPQGTAP, from the coding sequence GTGAACCGACCCGAACTCGCCGATTTCCTGCGCCGTGGCCGCGCCCGGCTGAACCCGTCCGACGTGGGCCTGACACCGGGCGCCCGGCGCCGCACACCGGGTCTGCGCCGGGAGGAGGTGGCGCAGCTGGCGGGGATGTCGGTGGACTACTACACGCAGCTGGAGCAGTCCCGTGGCCCGCGGCCGTCCCGTCAGATGCTGACGGCGCTGGCCCGGGCGCTGCGCCTGGCGGACGTGGAGCAGGACCATCTGTTCCACCTGGCCGGTGAGGAGCCGCCGCGCCGGGAGACGGCGTCGGCGCATGTCCGCCCGGGGCTGCTGCTGATCCTTGACCGGCTGCACGACACCCCGGCGCAGGTGGTGAACGACTGCGGGGAGGTGCTGGCGCAGAACGCGATGGCGAGGGCGCTGGTCGGTGACGTGATGTCCCGCCCGCGGCGCGAGCGCAATCTGACCCGGCTCTTCTTCCTGGACCCGAGCGCGCGCACGCTCTTTCCCGAGGAGGACCTGGCGGACCACGCGCGCACCCAGGTCGCCACACTGCGCGCGGTGGCAGCGGCCCGCCCCGACGACCCGGAACCGACCGCCCTGGTCGCCGAACTCCGGTCGGCCAGCGCCGAGTTCGCCCGGCTGTGGGACGAGCACGAGGTGTCCCAGCGCAACAAGGCCACGAAACGCTTCGTGCACCCGGTGGTCGGCCTACTGGAGCTCGACTGCGAGGTCATGGTCAGCCACGAACACCACCACCTCCTGGTCGTCCACACGGCCCGCCCGGGCACGGACGCGTACGAGCGGTTGCAGTTGCTGCGGGTGGTGGGCCTGCAGGACCTGACCCCTCAGGGGACGGCCCCCTAG
- a CDS encoding NAD(P)-dependent oxidoreductase — protein MLTLVTGTTGQVGRRFVPRLLAQSRPGEGVRVLVRDATRAEPFAELGAEVVVGDLRDTEALAKAVAGVDAVVNVAAAFRGVPDEEARAVNRDAAVELGRAALASGVRRFVQVSTGLVYGTGRGRPLTEDDESLPGGSMWGAYPESKAAAERALLALEGLDVRVARLPFVYGEGDPHLAQSLMWAKNWASAQRLHMGHHADVAQGLLRVLHAPGISGRVYNIADDAPVTAVELHQLNGVEIPGELYERVDPDPWLVIMSTERIRRELGYRPVYPSVYAAREAGAL, from the coding sequence ATGCTGACGTTGGTGACAGGTACGACAGGACAGGTCGGCCGGCGCTTCGTACCGAGGCTGCTGGCGCAGTCCCGGCCGGGGGAGGGGGTACGGGTGCTCGTGCGGGACGCGACCCGGGCCGAACCCTTCGCGGAGCTCGGCGCCGAGGTCGTCGTAGGAGATCTGCGGGACACGGAGGCGCTGGCCAAGGCCGTCGCCGGGGTGGACGCCGTCGTGAACGTCGCCGCGGCCTTCCGGGGCGTGCCCGACGAGGAGGCGCGGGCCGTCAACCGGGACGCGGCCGTGGAGCTGGGCCGTGCCGCGTTGGCCTCCGGCGTTCGGCGGTTCGTGCAGGTCAGCACCGGTCTGGTGTACGGCACCGGGCGGGGGCGGCCGCTCACCGAGGACGACGAGTCCCTCCCGGGCGGGTCGATGTGGGGTGCCTACCCCGAGTCCAAGGCGGCGGCCGAGCGGGCGTTGCTCGCGCTGGAGGGGCTGGATGTGCGCGTCGCCCGGCTTCCCTTCGTGTACGGCGAAGGGGATCCGCATCTCGCGCAGTCGCTGATGTGGGCGAAGAACTGGGCGTCGGCCCAGCGGTTGCACATGGGGCACCACGCGGATGTCGCTCAGGGGCTGCTGCGGGTGCTTCATGCGCCGGGGATCTCGGGGCGGGTCTACAACATCGCCGACGACGCGCCGGTGACGGCGGTGGAGTTGCATCAGCTCAACGGGGTGGAGATTCCGGGGGAGTTGTACGAGCGGGTGGATCCGGATCCGTGGCTGGTGATCATGTCCACGGAGCGGATTCGGCGGGAGCTGGGGTATCGGCCGGTGTATCCGTCTGTTTATGCGGCTCGGGAGGCCGGAGCGTTGTGA
- a CDS encoding MFS transporter → MSTALTEPVERVGRGWTASLSLANVAIWVGWYGPLQILLARQAEDFAPGTGMSKETLLAWVTGVGAVVSLAANPFFGALSDRTTARWGRRSPWIVAGAAGGALSLLLLAGADRLWLMTLGWCLVQLTLNAAFAAVTAAVPDRVPRLQRGVVGGWIGAAQILGAVVGTGLATAAGGIAAGYAACAVFAVAGVLPYVLRHRDLTLAPADRPPWSWRSFVRGFWLSPRRHPDFAWAWLTRFLINLSNALVILYLLYYLRDSLHHDDPEQGVLILTAVDSVALLATVVVGGIWSDRVGRRKPFVRWSGVLMAVATALLAVWQTWPSAIVVAALLGVGLGVFMSVDFALMTDVLPKAADRGKDLGVINVANALPQVAAPALAAPIVTHLGGYRVLYGVAAAVGLAGAVLVGRIRSVD, encoded by the coding sequence GTGAGCACGGCCCTCACGGAGCCGGTCGAGCGGGTCGGCAGGGGCTGGACGGCTTCCCTCTCCCTCGCCAACGTGGCGATCTGGGTGGGCTGGTACGGCCCCCTCCAGATCCTGCTGGCCCGCCAGGCGGAGGACTTCGCGCCCGGCACCGGCATGTCGAAGGAGACGCTGCTGGCCTGGGTCACCGGCGTGGGCGCGGTGGTGTCGCTGGCGGCGAACCCGTTCTTCGGCGCGCTGTCGGACCGCACCACGGCCCGCTGGGGCCGCCGCAGCCCCTGGATCGTGGCCGGGGCGGCGGGCGGCGCCCTGTCGCTGCTGCTGCTCGCGGGCGCGGACAGGCTCTGGCTGATGACACTCGGCTGGTGCCTGGTCCAGCTCACCCTGAACGCGGCGTTCGCGGCGGTCACGGCGGCCGTCCCCGACCGGGTGCCGCGCCTCCAGCGGGGCGTGGTGGGCGGCTGGATCGGGGCGGCACAGATCCTGGGCGCGGTCGTCGGCACGGGCCTCGCGACGGCGGCGGGCGGCATCGCGGCGGGCTATGCGGCGTGCGCGGTGTTCGCGGTGGCGGGTGTGCTGCCGTACGTACTGCGCCACCGCGACCTGACACTGGCGCCCGCGGACCGACCTCCTTGGTCCTGGCGGTCGTTCGTCCGCGGGTTCTGGCTGAGCCCGCGCCGCCACCCCGACTTCGCCTGGGCCTGGCTGACCCGCTTCCTGATCAACCTCAGCAACGCGCTGGTGATCCTCTACCTCCTCTACTACCTGCGGGACAGCCTCCATCACGACGACCCCGAGCAGGGCGTACTGATCCTCACGGCGGTGGACAGCGTGGCCCTGCTCGCCACGGTCGTGGTCGGCGGCATCTGGTCGGACCGCGTGGGCCGCCGCAAGCCGTTCGTCCGCTGGTCAGGGGTCCTGATGGCGGTGGCCACGGCCCTGCTGGCCGTCTGGCAGACCTGGCCGAGCGCGATCGTGGTGGCGGCGCTGCTGGGGGTGGGCCTGGGGGTGTTCATGTCGGTCGACTTCGCGTTGATGACGGACGTCCTGCCCAAGGCCGCGGACCGCGGCAAGGACCTGGGCGTCATCAACGTGGCGAACGCGCTCCCCCAGGTGGCCGCCCCCGCGTTGGCCGCGCCGATCGTCACCCACCTCGGCGGATACCGGGTGCTGTACGGGGTGGCGGCGGCGGTGGGTTTGGCCGGGGCGGTACTGGTCGGCCGTATAAGGAGCGTCGACTAG
- a CDS encoding GH1 family beta-glucosidase, translating to MIRRMATEEHAIPRFPDGFLWGVSTSAHQIEGAADERERSVWDAFTAEPGRVKDGSTAEVACDHYHRYREDVSLLAGLGVDAYRFSVSWPRVRFEKGLDFYDRLVDELVAAGVRPVPTLFHWDLPVALQEEGGWLNRDTASRFAEYVSLVADRLGDRVTKWITLNEPAEHTLFGHALGAHAPGKQLMFDALPAAHHQLLGHGLAVQALRAAGATDIGIANSHGPTWPASQDQPDVEAADFYDLLLNRLFAEPVLLGEYPSGLGDLMPGDVAADLKVISEPLDFYGVNYYAPTRVGAPQGEDIEFGGLTIPAELPFSVQEIEGVPVTDFGWPVVPEGLTELLTGMRERYGDRLPPVVITENGCSYEGVDDQDRIAYLDGHVRALHQAVEAGVDVRGYFVWSLMDNFEWAEGYARRFGLVHVDFETLTRTPKASYGWYRDLLRAQR from the coding sequence ATGATCCGGCGCATGGCGACTGAAGAGCATGCGATCCCCCGGTTCCCCGACGGTTTCCTGTGGGGCGTCTCGACCTCGGCCCATCAGATCGAGGGCGCGGCGGACGAGCGCGAGCGGTCCGTGTGGGACGCGTTCACGGCCGAGCCGGGCCGGGTGAAGGACGGCTCGACGGCGGAAGTGGCCTGCGACCACTACCACCGCTACCGCGAGGACGTGTCCCTCCTGGCGGGCCTCGGCGTGGACGCGTACCGCTTCTCGGTCTCCTGGCCGCGGGTGCGCTTCGAGAAGGGCCTCGACTTCTACGACCGTCTCGTGGACGAACTCGTCGCGGCGGGTGTGCGTCCGGTGCCGACGCTCTTCCACTGGGACCTGCCGGTGGCCCTCCAGGAGGAGGGCGGCTGGCTGAACCGGGACACCGCCTCCCGGTTCGCCGAGTACGTCTCCCTCGTCGCCGACCGGCTCGGCGACCGCGTCACCAAGTGGATCACCCTCAACGAGCCCGCCGAGCACACCCTGTTCGGCCACGCGCTCGGCGCCCACGCCCCCGGCAAGCAGCTGATGTTCGACGCGCTGCCCGCCGCCCACCACCAGCTCCTGGGCCACGGCCTGGCCGTACAGGCACTGCGCGCGGCCGGCGCCACGGACATCGGGATCGCGAACTCGCACGGGCCGACCTGGCCGGCGTCCCAGGACCAACCGGACGTCGAGGCGGCCGACTTCTACGACCTGCTGCTGAACCGCCTGTTCGCCGAACCGGTCCTGCTGGGCGAATACCCCTCCGGGCTGGGCGACTTGATGCCGGGTGACGTGGCCGCCGACCTCAAGGTCATCTCCGAGCCGCTCGACTTCTACGGCGTCAACTACTACGCCCCGACCCGCGTCGGCGCCCCGCAGGGCGAGGACATCGAGTTCGGCGGTCTGACGATCCCCGCCGAACTCCCCTTCTCCGTCCAGGAGATCGAGGGCGTCCCGGTGACGGACTTCGGCTGGCCGGTGGTCCCGGAGGGCCTGACCGAGCTCCTGACCGGCATGCGCGAGCGCTACGGCGACCGCCTCCCGCCCGTCGTCATCACCGAGAACGGCTGCTCCTACGAGGGCGTCGACGACCAGGACCGGATCGCCTACCTGGACGGCCACGTCCGCGCCCTGCACCAGGCCGTCGAGGCGGGTGTGGACGTCCGCGGGTACTTCGTGTGGTCGCTGATGGACAACTTCGAGTGGGCGGAGGGGTACGCGCGGCGCTTCGGCCTGGTGCACGTCGACTTCGAGACCCTGACCCGGACCCCGAAGGCGTCCTACGGCTGGTACCGGGACCTGCTCCGGGCCCAGAGGTGA
- a CDS encoding protealysin inhibitor emfourin, translating into MRIQVRRTGGFAGIERHKEVDTSGRPDAHEWQALAEKALAAGRGTRPIGVPDGFSYEITVDGRTVYAADPRLTEEQRKLISKVLKEGA; encoded by the coding sequence ATGCGTATTCAGGTGAGGCGCACGGGCGGGTTCGCGGGCATCGAGCGGCACAAGGAGGTCGACACCTCCGGGCGGCCCGATGCCCACGAATGGCAGGCCCTGGCCGAGAAGGCGCTCGCCGCCGGCCGGGGCACCCGTCCGATCGGCGTCCCGGACGGCTTCAGCTACGAGATCACCGTGGACGGCAGGACGGTGTACGCGGCCGATCCCCGGCTGACGGAAGAGCAGCGGAAACTGATCTCGAAGGTACTCAAAGAGGGCGCGTAA
- a CDS encoding M4 family metallopeptidase: MTTNGGFEPVFCTVIPPHVLDKLARNDDPALSGPAQRTLMRDSELRGRRRVTTEFGLAAAPTAKAPSDQPLRTIYDAGHRNDLPGTKVRAEGSDPGQDATVNRAYAGLGATFDLYLKAYTRHSIDGDGLPLDATVHFDENYNNAFWNGEQMVFGDGDGEIFLDFTIPIDVIGHELTHGVTQYTANLTYYGQPGALNESMSDVFGSLIKQYTLGQTAAEADWLIGAGLLAPSVSGKALRSMKEPGSAYDDDVLGKDPQPATMDDYVRTGRDNGGVHINSGIPNHAFYLVATALGGHAWERAGQIWYDVLTGGELSDRALFNDFAKLTVKAARERFGDGGEELQAVSKAWEQVGVRIL; this comes from the coding sequence ATGACGACCAACGGGGGCTTCGAGCCCGTCTTCTGTACCGTCATTCCGCCGCATGTCCTGGACAAGCTGGCCCGGAACGACGATCCCGCACTCTCCGGTCCCGCCCAGCGCACCCTGATGCGCGACAGCGAGCTGCGCGGCCGCCGCCGCGTCACCACCGAGTTCGGCCTCGCGGCCGCGCCGACGGCGAAGGCACCGTCGGACCAGCCGCTGCGCACCATCTACGACGCCGGGCACAGGAACGACCTGCCGGGCACGAAGGTCCGCGCCGAGGGCTCCGACCCCGGCCAGGACGCCACCGTCAACCGCGCCTACGCCGGCCTCGGCGCCACCTTCGACCTCTACCTGAAGGCCTACACCCGCCACTCCATCGACGGCGACGGCCTCCCGCTGGACGCGACCGTCCACTTCGACGAGAACTACAACAACGCCTTCTGGAACGGCGAGCAGATGGTGTTCGGCGACGGTGACGGCGAGATCTTCCTCGACTTCACCATCCCGATCGACGTCATCGGCCACGAACTCACCCACGGCGTCACGCAGTACACGGCGAACCTCACCTACTACGGCCAGCCGGGCGCCCTCAACGAGTCGATGTCCGACGTCTTCGGCTCGCTCATCAAGCAGTACACGCTCGGCCAGACCGCCGCCGAGGCCGACTGGCTGATCGGCGCGGGCCTTCTCGCGCCCAGCGTCTCCGGCAAGGCCCTGCGCTCGATGAAGGAGCCGGGCAGCGCGTACGACGACGACGTGCTCGGCAAGGACCCGCAGCCCGCGACCATGGACGACTACGTCCGCACCGGACGCGACAACGGCGGCGTGCACATCAACTCCGGCATCCCCAACCACGCGTTCTACCTGGTGGCGACCGCCCTCGGCGGCCACGCCTGGGAGCGCGCGGGCCAGATCTGGTACGACGTCCTCACCGGGGGCGAGCTCTCCGACCGCGCGCTGTTCAACGACTTCGCGAAGCTGACCGTCAAGGCCGCGCGGGAGCGCTTCGGCGACGGCGGCGAGGAGCTCCAGGCCGTGTCGAAGGCGTGGGAGCAGGTCGGGGTGCGGATCCTGTGA
- the leuA gene encoding 2-isopropylmalate synthase: protein MANRQQPSSMPIHKYGQYEQVDIPDRTWPDKRITVAPRWLSTDLRDGNQALIDPMSPERKRRMFDQLVKMGYKEIEVGFPASGQTDFDFVRSIIEEPGAIPDDVTISVLTQAREDLIERTVESLKGAKRATVHLYNATAPVFRRVVFRGSKDDIKQIAVDGTRLVMEYAEKLLGPETEFGYQYSPEIFTDTELDFALEVCEAVMDVYQPGPGREIILNLPATVERSTPSTHADRFEWMHRNLSRREYVCISIHPHNDRGTAVAAAELALMAGADRVEGCLFGQGERTGNVDLVTLGMNLFSQGVDPQIDFSDIDEIRRTWEYCNQMEVHPRHPYVGDLVYTSFSGSHQDAIKKGFDAMEADAAAKGVTVDDIEWAVPYLPIDPKDVGRSYEAVIRVNSQSGKGGIAYVLKNDHKLDLPRRMQIEFSKLIQAKTDAEGGEVTGSDIWAVFQDEYLPNPENPWGRIQVKNGQSTTDTDGVDTLKVEATVDGVDTVLTGSGNGPISAFFDALAKVDIDARLLDYQEHTMSEGASAQAASYIECAIDGKVLWGIGIDANTTRASLKAVVSAVNRAAR from the coding sequence ATGGCGAACCGCCAGCAGCCCAGTTCCATGCCGATCCACAAGTACGGCCAGTACGAGCAGGTCGACATCCCGGACCGCACCTGGCCGGACAAGCGGATCACCGTCGCCCCCCGCTGGCTCTCCACCGACCTGCGCGACGGCAACCAGGCCCTGATCGACCCGATGTCGCCCGAGCGCAAGCGCCGGATGTTCGACCAGCTGGTCAAGATGGGCTACAAGGAGATCGAGGTCGGGTTCCCGGCGTCGGGCCAGACGGACTTCGACTTCGTACGGTCGATCATCGAGGAGCCGGGCGCGATCCCGGACGACGTGACGATCTCCGTACTGACCCAGGCCCGAGAGGACCTGATCGAGCGGACCGTGGAGTCCCTGAAGGGCGCCAAGCGGGCCACCGTCCACCTGTACAACGCCACCGCGCCGGTCTTCCGCCGGGTCGTCTTCCGGGGCTCCAAGGACGACATCAAGCAGATCGCCGTCGACGGCACCCGCCTGGTGATGGAGTACGCGGAGAAGCTGCTGGGCCCGGAGACCGAGTTCGGCTACCAGTACAGCCCCGAGATCTTCACCGACACCGAGCTGGACTTCGCGCTGGAGGTCTGCGAGGCGGTGATGGACGTCTACCAGCCGGGTCCGGGCCGCGAGATCATCCTCAACCTGCCCGCCACGGTGGAGCGTTCGACCCCCTCCACGCACGCGGACCGCTTCGAGTGGATGCACCGCAACCTGTCCCGCCGCGAGTACGTGTGCATCTCGATCCACCCGCACAACGACCGCGGCACCGCCGTCGCCGCGGCCGAGCTGGCTCTGATGGCCGGCGCCGACCGCGTCGAGGGCTGTCTGTTCGGGCAGGGCGAGCGCACCGGCAACGTCGACCTGGTCACCCTGGGCATGAACCTGTTCTCGCAGGGCGTCGACCCGCAGATCGACTTCTCCGACATCGACGAGATCCGTCGCACGTGGGAGTACTGCAACCAGATGGAGGTCCACCCGCGCCACCCGTACGTGGGCGACCTGGTCTACACGTCCTTCTCCGGCTCCCACCAGGACGCCATCAAGAAGGGCTTCGACGCGATGGAGGCCGACGCGGCCGCCAAGGGCGTCACCGTCGACGACATCGAGTGGGCGGTGCCGTACCTGCCCATCGACCCGAAGGACGTCGGCCGCTCCTACGAGGCCGTGATCCGGGTCAACTCCCAGTCCGGCAAGGGCGGTATCGCCTACGTCCTGAAGAACGACCACAAGCTGGACCTGCCCCGCCGGATGCAGATCGAGTTCTCCAAGCTGATCCAGGCCAAGACGGACGCCGAGGGCGGCGAGGTCACCGGCTCGGACATCTGGGCGGTCTTCCAGGACGAGTACCTGCCGAACCCCGAGAACCCGTGGGGCCGTATCCAGGTCAAGAACGGCCAGTCGACGACCGACACCGACGGCGTGGACACCCTGAAGGTGGAGGCCACCGTCGACGGCGTCGACACGGTCCTGACCGGCTCCGGCAACGGCCCGATCTCCGCGTTCTTCGACGCGCTGGCGAAGGTCGACATCGACGCCCGGCTCCTGGACTACCAGGAGCACACGATGAGCGAGGGCGCCTCCGCGCAGGCCGCCTCCTACATCGAATGCGCGATCGACGGCAAGGTTCTGTGGGGAATCGGCATCGACGCGAACACGACGCGTGCGTCCCTGAAGGCGGTCGTCTCGGCCGTCAACCGAGCCGCTCGATAA
- a CDS encoding TerB family tellurite resistance protein, whose translation MLPGRGRNGRAARPARLLGTRTAWTTVGDGEFFCPGCGGDRNYQRLTGRRRFTLLGVPVLPRGDTGPVVECAACMRHFGTDVLDHPTTTRFSAMLRDAVHTVALAVLAAGGTCSRTSLEVAAATVRAAGFDDCTENQLETLVEALAEDTGRVYDRPCGAGLAIELHEALDPLAPHLAPAGRESILLQAARIALADGPYTPAERDALSTVGTALTICADDVTRLLAAARTPS comes from the coding sequence GTGCTGCCTGGACGGGGACGAAACGGCCGTGCTGCCAGGCCTGCGCGCCTCCTGGGCACCCGTACCGCGTGGACGACCGTCGGCGACGGCGAGTTCTTCTGCCCCGGGTGCGGAGGGGACCGCAACTACCAGCGTCTGACCGGCCGCCGCCGCTTCACGCTGCTCGGCGTCCCGGTCCTGCCGCGCGGCGACACCGGCCCCGTGGTGGAATGCGCGGCCTGTATGCGCCACTTCGGCACCGACGTGCTGGACCACCCCACCACCACCCGCTTCTCCGCGATGCTCCGCGACGCCGTGCACACGGTCGCGCTCGCCGTCCTCGCGGCGGGCGGCACCTGCTCCCGCACCTCCCTGGAGGTCGCGGCCGCCACGGTCCGCGCGGCCGGCTTCGACGACTGCACGGAGAACCAGCTGGAGACCCTGGTCGAGGCCCTCGCCGAGGACACCGGCCGGGTCTACGACCGCCCCTGCGGAGCCGGCCTCGCCATAGAGCTCCACGAGGCACTGGACCCGCTCGCCCCGCACCTCGCCCCGGCGGGCCGCGAGTCGATCCTCCTCCAGGCGGCCCGGATCGCCCTCGCGGACGGCCCCTACACCCCGGCGGAACGCGACGCCCTCTCGACGGTCGGCACGGCCCTGACGATCTGCGCGGACGACGTGACGCGGTTGCTGGCGGCGGCCCGGACGCCGTCCTGA